Proteins found in one Pelobates fuscus isolate aPelFus1 chromosome 10, aPelFus1.pri, whole genome shotgun sequence genomic segment:
- the LOC134575425 gene encoding late cornified envelope-like proline-rich protein 1: MSGVKGGQHQKCPEPCPEPCPPPQQCQEPCKPVCPKPVPQTQCPPPQVCKPVCPEPVQKCPKPQEPCKPTPQCPQEQQCVKK; encoded by the exons ATGTCTGGAGTCAAGGGAGGACAACATCAAAAATGCCCAGAACCATGCCCAGAGCCGTGCCCTCCCCCCCAGCAATGCCAAGAGC ctTGCAAACCTGTGTGCCCCAAACCAGTGCCCCAAACCCAATGCCCACCTCCTCAAG tttgtaAGCCAGTTTGCCCAGAACCAGTGCAGAAATGCCCCAAACCACAAG AACCATGCAAGCCAACCCCCCAGTGCCCACAAGAACAGCAATGCGTGAAGAAGTGA
- the LOC134575427 gene encoding putative small proline-rich protein 5, whose product MSGVKGGQQKKCQEPCPEPCPPPQQCHKPSKPLCPEPVQKCPPPQACKPVCPEPVQKCPPIQEPCKPIQQCPQDKQCVKK is encoded by the exons ATGTCTGGAGTTAAGGGAGGACAACAGAAGAAATGCCAAGAACCATGCCCAGAGCCATGCCCTCCACCCCAGCAATGCCACAAGC CTTCCAAGCCACTGTGTCCTGAACCTGTGCAAAAATGTCCACCTCCTCAAG CTTGTAAGCCAGTGTGCCCTGAGCCAGTGCAAAAATGCCCACCTATTCAAG aACCTTGCAAGCCAATCCAACAGTGCCCCCAGGACAAGCAATGTGTGAAGAAATGA
- the LOC134575428 gene encoding putative small proline-rich protein 5, whose product MSGVKGGQQKKGQEPCPEPCPPPQQCHKPSKPLCPEPVQKCPPPQACKPVCPEPVQKCPPIQEPCKPIQQCPQDKQCVKK is encoded by the exons ATGTCTGGAGTTAAGGGAGGACAACAGAAGAAAGGCCAAGAACCATGCCCAGAGCCATGCCCTCCACCCCAGCAATGCCACAAGC CTTCCAAGCCACTGTGTCCTGAACCTGTGCAAAAATGTCCACCTCCTCAAG CTTGTAAGCCAGTGTGCCCTGAGCCAGTGCAAAAATGCCCACCTATTCAAG AACCTTGCAAGCCAATCCAACAGTGCCCCCAGGACAAGCAATGCGTGAAGAAATGA